ATGAAGACAAGTCCGATCAGTGCGGCCTTGTTCTTCCGGAAGCTGCGCCATGCGTCACTGGCGAGCGTTCGGGATGAGCGTTGCCCCGCGGCGCCAAGTGCCGCGGCCCCGGTCAGATCGGATGAAACAGGTGCTGCGATCTCCTGAGACTCCATTGCGCCCCTCAATAGTTAATCCGAGGATCGAGCAGTCCATACATGAGGTCAACGAGCAGATTCATCACGCTGACCGCAACCGCGAAGAGCAGCGTCGTTGCCAGAATGACGGGATAGTCGCGCACGGCGATGCTGCGCACGAAGTACCGGCCGATGCCCGGCACACCGCAGACGGTTTCGACAAAGAACGAGCCGGTCGCAACTGCCGCGAACTGCAGGCCAAGGATGGTGACCACCGGTATCAATGCATTGCGTAGAGCATGACGCGCGATGACGCTGACTTCGGCCAATCCTTTTGCGCGCGCAGTCCGGACGTAGTCCTGCTGCAGCACTTCAATCAACGACGAACGGGTGTAGCGAGCCAAAGCAGCAGCCGGAGAGAAGGACAGCGCGATGGTCGGAATGATCGCCTGTTTACTGAATATGCCGTCCCAACCGCCTGTTGGTAACCAGTGCAGACGGGACGCAAGGACGAGGATCAGCAACGACGCTACAACGTAGGACGGCGCTG
This region of Thermomicrobiales bacterium genomic DNA includes:
- a CDS encoding ABC transporter permease: MGQYAIRRVLLLVPTLLTVYTITFLLIHATPGGPWDTGDKPISQEAIDALNKAYGLDKPMWRQYVDYLGGAVRLDFGPSYAQRNRDVTEIMRDFVPVSLKLGIAAMVVAAIIGITAGTIGAVRRNTAIDYFSTFGAIVGVSAPSYVVASLLILVLASRLHWLPTGGWDGIFSKQAIIPTIALSFSPAAALARYTRSSLIEVLQQDYVRTARAKGLAEVSVIARHALRNALIPVVTILGLQFAAVATGSFFVETVCGVPGIGRYFVRSIAVRDYPVILATTLLFAVAVSVMNLLVDLMYGLLDPRINY